The Oreochromis aureus strain Israel breed Guangdong linkage group 7, ZZ_aureus, whole genome shotgun sequence region GCCATTTGTCTGCTGTTTTtccatgtaataaaaaaaaaagatgatttgtGATTTTAATCCTCAGATCTTTCAGTACTTAGAATTACAAGAACTGCTAAACTGTGCTGAAGTATGCTGCACATGGAAATCTATCATCCAGTCTGGCGTGTTGTGGAGTCAGGTCTGCATTTAGAGATTACTTCTTGTGATTAATTTATGATGCTGTTAAAATGGTTTTACTTTAAATAGCAAGAGTCTGAATGTCCCCTAATTGTTGCTCGTACTAGATCAACCTATCTGTGGCCAAAGACTGGATAACAGATGGCACAGTGAAGAAAATTCTGCAGAGTTACCGCTTATTTGTGACCCATCTTAACCTGCGTGGCTGCACCTccttgcagtggcctagcctgAGATTTGTCAGTAAGTCTTCTTTGCTGGATTTAAGGTGTTTTATATGCAGGTGTACAATGATCAATGCAATTTgcattatgattattattattataaccgTAATAATGAGTCAAACTAATCAAAATGTCTATCTTTATatatttgaattaaaaacacaacacgGATAACacataaaagcaacaaaaaaatagttttttcatCTGATGCAGACTTTTTGCTTTACAAATTACAGAACAGGTTaatgaagacaaaacaaacagcctTTAAGGTTCATATTTTAACTTGAGTCAGGACAATCTGATGATCTGGTATTTCTGCGGCACCCTCAAGGCGCTCGgctccagctcctcctcctccagctctccCTGTGCTTCCATCAGTGTGTTCCAGAGCTCGGGGTCTGTCTGGTCTTGATCTGGCCTGCTTTGCTGTCTGTCCTTTGGACACTCTCTGTTGTAAGCTTTCACGTACTCCTCCACGCTCTCCCCAGCGTATTCCAGAGGAGAGTGGCACACCAGGCCTGAAGGACTCACTCCTGGATGGAGACTTAGCCAGTAAACCATGTACTGAATGCTGAAAAAAGGCAGGGAGTTTTTAGTTAACTCATCAGCATTTAACTTTGAAAAAAGATGCTTATAAAAATTTGAGCAGAGGGACCCACCTGTAGTCACACACCCAGAGGTTTCCTTCCAGTTTTAAATGTAACAGGAAATAGAGATCTTCAAGAACCCCATACTGGACAAACTTCAGTTGGTTGTTTGACAAGTCCAGCTCCTGGAGATGCAAAAGCCCAGTCAGGGAAcctgagagtgagagagagaaagcagaggTGCATGGGCACAGCCTCCGTTAGCTTCTTGACTCTCTCAGTATAAATATATGAAGAGCAAAAGCAGTGCAGTCAAACTTTAATATAAATGCTCAGCCTGTCTCCAGTGTGTGTCTGAATAACTTCACCACACTGATCACTTTGTCTTCAACCCTCTAAGCTTTCCCCACCATAAATTAAATTTTTACAGTATACAGAACGATGGCAGAACGCCCACTGtctctgaaaacacaaaatgggAAACAGAAGGCGGCAGGAGTTGTATAACTGTTCTTAACCTTTTGACTTTGCATATCCATATGGTATCCATCACATTAAGAAAGTGGCGTATACAAATTTGGAGTTGTGCATGTGGATAGAAACCTACTGAACACCGTACATGCTGTTGTATTCTCTGATTATTATAAAATAGGTAATAATAGCATGCTTACCTTTGTCCAGGTGCTCCATGTTGTTATTGCTGAGATTAAGGGTTCGGAGACTCTTCGCGGCATGAAAGTCTCTAGCTTTGAGGTGACTGATCGAATTATGCGACAGGTTGATGTGGACAACGTTGTCGGGGATACCTGAGGGCACCTCAGTTAAACCTGAGcataaataaatgcagaaaaagcTTTATCTACATGTTCAGTTCATGTTACATGCTACGTGAATTTTTCATGCATTCAATTCAAATTGGTCAAACCCAAGAGTGCTCCAAGAAATCAGCACAAGTTCCACTACTGGATGATTAGTAACTAAACTGTAGCGCAGAGACAAATTGGAGTTCTGTTTCTATCCAGAAAATGAGTTAAACACTAAAATCCAGGCTTCGGGCCAGCAGGATGATAGTAGTACATCTGATTTAGTCCTTTTTTGGACGCACTACAAATGGTTTTCTATTTTTAATAGGCCTGTTCTCATAAAAAAGCCAGATGTTGGCTTTCTTTTCAAATTTATAAGGTGACAAACTCCTATAAAGTGATAATATAAGAGGTTAAGAAAGCACACATTTGCAAAACCACACGTGCATGTTGCTTGTTTTATATCAGGCTGTGAAAATTCTTTGAGTGAGTTGTTTAGTCATCCCAGCCAAGCAACAGCAATATTTAATCATGAGCATACGCGCTCTCTGACAGTCGCAGGTATTTTTCCTAACCCCTCTCTTacataacaaaaacacatgtgatAAACCTCTCAGAAAATGGCTCAGAGGAGAGGAGGGTAGAGTGCAGAGAGCTTGCCTCGGTTACTGCAGTCCATCCGTATTTGGGGGTAATGGTAGGTGTAGCAGACTGTAGTAGCATCTGGTTTGCTTCGAATTGAACTGGGCTCTAAAACGCCCGTGTAACCCATTTCATCATTCTGTTGGTTGTTGGCTGGGTCTGGTTCTTTACAGAGTAACTCAGGATCAACGTGCTTCAACTTCATGTTTTTTAACCAGATGGGCTCGGCACACCTAGCAGAGGAGACATTCGGACACTCAGTAATGACTTAAAAAGTGCACACTACATATTGAGTTTTGTTGGAATCACTTACCTGGCGTGGTTTCCTAGATTACGGTTGCTCGGCACCTGAAGAGTGCGTACAAGACTATCTATTGGGCAGAAACAGTTCCAGGGGTTATCATATAAACGCAAGTAGCCAAGGTTTGGCATGGGGATGAGAGCCTCCTCACTAAGTGTTTGGAGGCGGTTGTGCTGAAGCAGCAGGGTGGTAAGCTTTGTCAGACCCTGGAAGGCCCCATCCTCCACCAGAGAGATCTGGTTCTGCTGCAGGTCCAGACTATCTAAATTCTCGTATCCGAGGAAGGCACCATCATGAAGGACTTTAATTCGGTTGCGGGCTAGAAGGAGGTGCTTGGGTTTGTTGGACCAGGTGTTTGCGGTGGGAATAGAAGAGAGACGTCGGTCTTGGCAGTCTACAAAGACCTGCCCAGATTCTGTTGACTCTAAACAGTTGGGTGACACAAGACCTGACGGGCCTGACCTGCTGTGTCGGCGAGGACCTCTTGCCCTGGCCCTGACGattcaaacacaaacagctgattaATCAGTGAAAAATGGGCTgcagaaattaaattaaatgtaagaGTAATCCATACCTGTCCCGTGTGAGTTTGTGCCTTGCTCCTTTGAGGCCTCTGCCCTTTCCTGGTTTTTTCATCTCAATGGatgggagcagcaggaggaaaaggcAGAATAAGAGGAGAGGGGGGATCGCACGCATCCTGAACCCTGCGGGGGGGGGTTGTCTTTTCAGCAAGATGAACTGGagtcaaatcagtttctgatgAAAGTTTTCAAACTGGGAAACGGAAACAACAGGTCAAAGGGCAAATTTGTTATTGTTGATTGTACACAGGAGCTGTCATCCCTACAGAAGTGAGAGGTAACACACCAATCTGttataacattatgaccactcacaggtgaagtgaataacactTATTTCTATGTTAGGGAGCgagtgaacattttgtcctcaaagttggtgttagaagcaggaaaaacaaGCAAGTGTGAGTTTCTGAATGAGGTTGACAAGGGCCAAATTATGATGGCCAGAAcatctccaaaactgcagcTTGTGGGGTGTTCCTGGTCTTCAGTGGTCAGTACCTATCAAAAGTGGTTCAAGGAACGAACATGGGAGGCCGAGGCTCACTGATCCTTGTGGGGAGCGAAGGGTGGTCTGTGTGGTCCAATCCAGCAGACGAGCTACTTCAGCTCAAACTGCCAAAAAAGTTAGCGTTGGTCCTGATAGAAAAGTGTCAGAATACACAGTCCATCGCAGTTTGTTCCATATGGGGCTGCTCAAAAATAAACTAGTCACCAACAAGGGGTACATGAGTATCAAAACTGGACCATGGAGCAATGGAAGAAGGTGTTCTCGTCTGGTGAATCATGTTTTCTTATAAATCACATGGTTGGCTAAGTGCAAGTGTGTCGCTTACTTGGAGAACACCTGGCACCAGGACGCACTGTAGGAAGAAGTCAAGCTGGTGGAGGCAGGGTGATGTTTTGggcaatgttctgctgggaaacctttgGTCCTGCCATCCATGTCAATATTACTTTGACATGTACCACCTACCTAAGTATTGCTGCAGACCATGTACACCCTTTCATGGAAATGGTACTCCCTGATGGCTGtgctctttcagcaggataatgcacccTGTCACAAAGCAAAAATGATTCAGGAACTTTTTGAAGAGCACAACAATGAGTTTAAGTTGTTGTCTTGGTCTCCAAATTCCCCAAATCTCAATCTAATTgaacatctgtgggatgtgctgAACAAACAAGTCAAATCCACAGATCCCCCAACTCACAACttacaggacttaaaggatttgttgctaacatcttggtgtCTGATACCACAGAAACACCTTCAGGGGTCTGGTAGTCCGTGCCTCGATGGTCAGGGCTGTTTTGACAGCaaccaacacaatattaggcaggtggtcaAAATGTTATTCCTGATTGGTGTATGTACAGCTTTAAAATACAGTGGATTACTATGACAATACTTGTTCATTCATTAAGATACAGtcataaagtatttaaaaaaaaaatattcagcatAGTACAAGTAAACATGTATCTGTTCTATACTGGTTACTGTTTTATTGCAGGTGAATGCAGAAACCTGCAGGAGCTCAATGTGTCTGAGTGCCTTAATGTTACAGTAAGTGAGCATGTTAACAGTGAACATCTTAAAGCTACAGAAAAATGCATCTTGCTTTTATATGTACACGTTTTTAGTACATTTACAGTTTTCTAAAGTTTAACTTTGACTTTCTAAACCTTGACAAAACCCTGATTCTAATTGGTTTCATTTACCGATAAATAAACAGGCGATGGTCAGTTTTCCACACATAGATTCAGGATCCTTCCTGGTTGGATGGGAAGTAACCTTTCAATCTCTCCTTTTGTAGGATATGATGGTCCAGAGAATTTTGGAGGGCTGTCCCTGCCTGCTCTACTTGAACCTTTCTTGCACccttttaacaaataaaactCTACAACAGCTGTCCAGGTAGGTCTCCATTTGTGGTAAAACCATCAGTGATTTAGACTTTGTCACCAGAATAGATTTAATAGATGCTACAAACGGTGTATCAGTGTGCATAATGTTTCTTTCAGTTGGCATCCCGCCCCTCGGGTTCCAGAATTATCTACGTGTCTGTTTGTCCAGTTGAAGCCCACAGCTGGCTTGTATTTCATGTCAGAAATGAATGCGGTCTGTGCCAGCAaaatgatttagagaaacagatGCTACACTGTATAATTGTATGACAGGGTGATCGATTTCCACGTTTCCATGATGGGGTTGCTCTCTCACAGCTTGTAGTATTATGCAATGCTGTCTGATTCACGTTTTCCCACAGAATAATGTGAGGATGCTCACCTTTAATTCAAAATGACATGTTCCTTTTTTATGCCAAGGCTTTCTTTTCAAATGTTactttttttgtgctaaaaacaaacaaccaaacaacCAGCTATGATCTGTGCAAGGCTCATTAACATAAATAATTTGCCTTCATCATTTCTTACATCTAACAGAAACTGCCTGAGCCTTCAGTATCTGAGTCTGGCCTACTGCGATAGATTCACAGACGAAGGTTTTCTGTACCTGACCACAGGGAAGGGCTGCCACAGTCTCATCCACCTCAACTTGTCCGGCTGCACCCAGGTCAGTTAAtgtttctttcagctgctccactcAAATTCAGCTGAAAACAGCAAATGGCTTTTGACCTCCTCAGTCCGTCTTGAACAAATCCGGTCACTCGTCTGTTTGCACGTGTTCTCTCTTGTTCCTGGCGTTGCTGGGGTTTGCACTCGGTGAGAGCTCAGAGCGAATGAGCAGATATATGAAGTTCAGGGAGAGGAAAAGGCAGCTGGGTCCAAGCAGAGGTTTGGGTTGGCCCACCCACTCAGCATGTGTACACTGTAACGTAACCCACGTACTGCAACATGAAAGACACTCTTCTGGGAATGCATATTAGTTTGCTTCCAGATGTATAGTTTTATGGGGCCCTGAAAATTCTGCGAATGAGGAAAAGTGAATCCAGGAGTACTGATTAAGATTATGAAATAGACACAAATTTTCCCCTCTCCTCCTAGTTGACCGTGAATGGGTTCAGATATATTTCTGCTGGATGTCCTGCACTTGAAGAGATTGTGGTCAACGACATGCTCACGCTCTCAGATAGCTGTGTCCTGGTGAGTGTACAAATTACACATTTTGCTCTTAAATCATGGCACATTAATGTGTCTTGTCACGTAGTGCATAATTCTTTGTACCCACACCcttaaccccatgttgctcttcTCTAACAGGCCCTCCTTACCAGATGTCACTGCTTGCTTGCTATTTCTCTGCTGGATGCACCGCATCTTTCCGATATCACTTTCAAAGCTGTTGCTGAAGCAGTCAAACTGAAGTCTCTCAGCATAGAGGGTGCGATCACATCCCACAGTCTTCATTTCAATACACGtacagtgggggaaataattatttgatcccctgctgtATTTGTAAGTTTGCGGCTTATAAAGAAATGATCGGTCTCTAAattttatggtagtttcatttAAAAGGAGACTCAGAATATCAaggaaaaatccagaaaaaacacattacatcaaAGTTACAAATTGATTTAAATGCCATTGAGTGAAACAAGTATTTGAAGAATTCATGATTCCACAGATTGGTTGTGTGCCCAAGTTGCACACAGATTTCAGTCAGTCAAACAAAGATACTCCAGATCTCAACTCATTATATGTACAAAGCACACCTGTCCACATAATCAGTTTCATCCATTCCAACCTTTCCACCATCATAGACGTGACCAAAGAGCTTCCACAGGACATCAGGGGCAAGATCCTGGGAAAGGTTGAAATGAGGTACAAGACCATCAGCAAGAAGCTTGGTGAGAAGGTGACAACTATTAGTGCAATTATTCAGAAATAGAAGAAGtataaaatgatcatcactCGTCCTTGATCTGGAGCTCCATACAAGATGTTGCCTCATGGGGTGAGGATGATCATGAGAAAGGTGGTGGATCAGCACAAAACTACAAGGGGGAGCTTGTTAATCAGCTTGGCAATAGACTATGCCATAATGGATTGAACCCACATGGTCCCCCTGCTCAAGAAGTCACATGTAAGTTTGCCGGTGAACATCTAAATGATTCGGAGAAGGCTTGGGAGAAAGTCCCGTGGTCAGATGAAAATATAATCAAGCTTTATGGCATTAACTCAACCCGTTATGTTTGAATACTGAGTATGACCCAAAAAATACCATCCTGATAGTCAAACATGGACTTGGAAACATTATCCATTGGGACTGTTTTTTTCTGATACTGGTACAGGACAATTCACCTCACTGAGGGGCCAATGGATGGGGCCATGTACTGTAAAAACTTGGGAAGAACCTCCTTCCCTCGGTCAGAACATTGAAGCATGGCAAAGGTcatggagtggcctagtcagTCTTCAGACCTCAATCCTAGAGAAGATCTATGAAGGGACTTAAAGCTTGAAGTGCCCAAGCAGAGGCCAACAAACTGAGGCGGAGTCGGCCAAAATCTCTCCTGACATGTGTCCTAACCTGGTGACAAACCTGTGCCTGCCAACACAGGTTTCTCCACCAAGTACTAAGTCGTGTTTTGCTTGGAGTGGAAATAATCATTTCACTCAATGACATCcaaatcaatttataacttttatgtaatgtgttttggttgatttctgtctttttccattaAAATGGAACTACAATAAAAACTAGAggctgttcattttttttaagtgagcaaacttaaaatttcagcaggggatcaaataattatttgccCATTGTGTGAAGAGATTTAATACTGCTCCAGTTATTCTCCAGTGTGTTGTACACAATGCTTgtgagcgctttgagtactccgggagagtagaaaagcgctatataagaatcagtccatttaccatttaccatttgtgcGTTAGGCAACTACCAGCTCACAGACTTCAGCTGGAACGCCCTGTGCAGAAGCTCACAAGGTCTCCGCAGGCTCCATGCTGCAGAATGCCCCAGGATGACTGACGCAAGCCTGAAATCTGTAGCCTCCCTCCAACATCTGCGATATCTTAACATCTCGTATTGCAACAGGTGTGTGCTTGTTTGTGATGACCGAAGTCTCACTTTTCATaacttttctttacatttctttaaataatgtgtttcagggtgACTGATGTTGGGGTGCAGTATTTGACTAAAGGCTGCTCAGCGAATGAACTGCAAGAACTGAATGTCAGTCACTGCAGTCACATCACCGACATCTCTGTCATGAGGATTGCACAAAGGTACACACAGTTAGACCTCTGATTATATAACAGTTTTTTTCATGATTATTTACCCAGAACCAAACCTAAATACTATCATAACGCAgcttttgtttgctgtttttccaACTTGTTAGGTTGTGTAAACTTCATCATCTCAATCTGAGTTACTGCGAGAGGCTGACGGACTCGGCTGTGGAGTGGCTGGGTTGGACCTCCCTCTGCTCACTTGACCTCAGCGGCTGCAACATCCAGGATGAGGTACTGTTAGCATGTTTGCTCTTGTTTTCACGCATTCCTGAAAATTTGAATTTCAGGAATTTGAAGAACAGCC contains the following coding sequences:
- the fbxl13 gene encoding dynein regulatory complex subunit 6, translating into MDLTKKHFERKCRQVALTKLLSWVKLHKRMKAVGFTEMDNKHQQSEKGCDALSVLPNSLLLKIFQYLELQELLNCAEVCCTWKSIIQSGVLWSQINLSVAKDWITDGTVKKILQSYRLFVTHLNLRGCTSLQWPSLRFVSECRNLQELNVSECLNVTDMMVQRILEGCPCLLYLNLSCTLLTNKTLQQLSRNCLSLQYLSLAYCDRFTDEGFLYLTTGKGCHSLIHLNLSGCTQLTVNGFRYISAGCPALEEIVVNDMLTLSDSCVLALLTRCHCLLAISLLDAPHLSDITFKAVAEAVKLKSLSIEGNYQLTDFSWNALCRSSQGLRRLHAAECPRMTDASLKSVASLQHLRYLNISYCNRVTDVGVQYLTKGCSANELQELNVSHCSHITDISVMRIAQRLCKLHHLNLSYCERLTDSAVEWLGWTSLCSLDLSGCNIQDEGLATLEGIPLRKLVIAKCFSVTDAGIKKLCKNVTDLEHVDISHCVALSDAAVRAFSFYCRGLVALRMVGCFKMTDMAVQYLTSGSQYLRELDVSGCVLLTDLTLRYLERICPPLSSITMACCSRISRAAASKLQPRVTYWEHSSDTPPYWFGYNMGHPVTKPTK
- the LOC116318256 gene encoding leucine-rich repeat-containing protein 17-like: MRAIPPLLLFCLFLLLLPSIEMKKPGKGRGLKGARHKLTRDRARARGPRRHSRSGPSGLVSPNCLESTESGQVFVDCQDRRLSSIPTANTWSNKPKHLLLARNRIKVLHDGAFLGYENLDSLDLQQNQISLVEDGAFQGLTKLTTLLLQHNRLQTLSEEALIPMPNLGYLRLYDNPWNCFCPIDSLVRTLQVPSNRNLGNHARCAEPIWLKNMKLKHVDPELLCKEPDPANNQQNDEMGYTGVLEPSSIRSKPDATTVCYTYHYPQIRMDCSNRGLTEVPSGIPDNVVHINLSHNSISHLKARDFHAAKSLRTLNLSNNNMEHLDKGSLTGLLHLQELDLSNNQLKFVQYGVLEDLYFLLHLKLEGNLWVCDYSIQYMVYWLSLHPGVSPSGLVCHSPLEYAGESVEEYVKAYNRECPKDRQQSRPDQDQTDPELWNTLMEAQGELEEEELEPSALRVPQKYQIIRLS